Proteins from one Camelina sativa cultivar DH55 chromosome 8, Cs, whole genome shotgun sequence genomic window:
- the LOC104707252 gene encoding ABC transporter A family member 1 isoform X1 produces MSSRSWTQMDLISMIWKWGLIPYQQCSTALADSCSSAAIRFELPWTLFSPSVIRMVPFPTREYTDDEFQSIVKSVMGLLYLLGFLFPISRLISYSVFEKEQKIREGLYMMGLKDEIFHLSWFITYALQLALCSGIITACTMGSLFKYSETTLVFTYFFLFGVSAIMLSFMFTRAKTVVAVGTVAFLGAFFPYYTVNDESVSIVLKVVATLLSPTAFALGHVTNMFSRMSSACHKYGFLVARSDRILTALKPVGSSGEPESIW; encoded by the exons ATGTCAAGTCGATCATGGACACAAATGGACCTTATATCAATGATCTGGAAATGGGGATTAATTCCATACCAACAATGCAGTACAGCTTTAGCGGATTCTTGCT CTTCAGCAG CTATACGCTTTGAGCTGCCATGGACTCTGTTTAGCCCCTCAGTGATAAGAATGGTTCCATTTCCAACCCGCGAATACACTGATGATGAGTTTCAATCTATTGTCAAAAGCGTAATGGGATTGTT GTACCTTCTGGGATTTCTGTTTCCAATCTCCCGGCTTATCAGCTACTCTGTCTTCGAGAag GAACAGAAAATAAGAGAAGGACTTTACATGATGGGCTTGAAGGATGAGATATTTCATTTGTCTTGGTTTATCACTTATGCATTGCAG CTCGCATTGTGCTCTGGGATTATTACAGCTTGTACGATGGGAAGTCTCTTTAAGTATAGTGAAACGACACTAGTCTTCAcatacttctttttatttgggGTCAGCGCAATCATGCTCTCATTTATGTTCACTCGAGCAAAGACAGTTGTGGCAGTTGGGACCGTAGCCTTTCTCGGAGCCTTCTTCCCTTACTACACTGTAAACGATGAATCTGTCTCCAT AGTATTGAAGGTAGTTGCTACTTTGCTTTCGCCTACTGCATTTGCTCTCGGGCATGTCACAAATATGTTCAGCAGAATGAGTTCAGCTTGTCACAAATATGGCTTCTTGGTGGCTCGTTCGGACAGGATCTTAACAGCATTGAAGCCGGTTGGCAG TTCAGGTGAGCCTGAATCTATATGGTGA
- the LOC104707252 gene encoding ABC transporter A family member 1 isoform X2 — MSSRSWTQMDLISMIWKWGLIPYQQCSTALADSCSSAAIRFELPWTLFSPSVIRMVPFPTREYTDDEFQSIVKSVMGLLYLLGFLFPISRLISYSVFEKEQKIREGLYMMGLKDEIFHLSWFITYALQLALCSGIITACTMGSLFKYSETTLVFTYFFLFGVSAIMLSFMFTRAKTVVAVGTVAFLGAFFPYYTVNDESVSIVLKVVATLLSPTAFALGHVTNMFSRMSSACHKYGFLVARSDRILTALKPVGR, encoded by the exons ATGTCAAGTCGATCATGGACACAAATGGACCTTATATCAATGATCTGGAAATGGGGATTAATTCCATACCAACAATGCAGTACAGCTTTAGCGGATTCTTGCT CTTCAGCAG CTATACGCTTTGAGCTGCCATGGACTCTGTTTAGCCCCTCAGTGATAAGAATGGTTCCATTTCCAACCCGCGAATACACTGATGATGAGTTTCAATCTATTGTCAAAAGCGTAATGGGATTGTT GTACCTTCTGGGATTTCTGTTTCCAATCTCCCGGCTTATCAGCTACTCTGTCTTCGAGAag GAACAGAAAATAAGAGAAGGACTTTACATGATGGGCTTGAAGGATGAGATATTTCATTTGTCTTGGTTTATCACTTATGCATTGCAG CTCGCATTGTGCTCTGGGATTATTACAGCTTGTACGATGGGAAGTCTCTTTAAGTATAGTGAAACGACACTAGTCTTCAcatacttctttttatttgggGTCAGCGCAATCATGCTCTCATTTATGTTCACTCGAGCAAAGACAGTTGTGGCAGTTGGGACCGTAGCCTTTCTCGGAGCCTTCTTCCCTTACTACACTGTAAACGATGAATCTGTCTCCAT AGTATTGAAGGTAGTTGCTACTTTGCTTTCGCCTACTGCATTTGCTCTCGGGCATGTCACAAATATGTTCAGCAGAATGAGTTCAGCTTGTCACAAATATGGCTTCTTGGTGGCTCGTTCGGACAGGATCTTAACAGCATTGAAGCCGGTTGGCAG GTGA
- the LOC104707252 gene encoding ABC transporter A family member 1 isoform X3, giving the protein MVPFPTREYTDDEFQSIVKSVMGLLYLLGFLFPISRLISYSVFEKEQKIREGLYMMGLKDEIFHLSWFITYALQLALCSGIITACTMGSLFKYSETTLVFTYFFLFGVSAIMLSFMFTRAKTVVAVGTVAFLGAFFPYYTVNDESVSIVLKVVATLLSPTAFALGHVTNMFSRMSSACHKYGFLVARSDRILTALKPVGSSGEPESIW; this is encoded by the exons ATGGTTCCATTTCCAACCCGCGAATACACTGATGATGAGTTTCAATCTATTGTCAAAAGCGTAATGGGATTGTT GTACCTTCTGGGATTTCTGTTTCCAATCTCCCGGCTTATCAGCTACTCTGTCTTCGAGAag GAACAGAAAATAAGAGAAGGACTTTACATGATGGGCTTGAAGGATGAGATATTTCATTTGTCTTGGTTTATCACTTATGCATTGCAG CTCGCATTGTGCTCTGGGATTATTACAGCTTGTACGATGGGAAGTCTCTTTAAGTATAGTGAAACGACACTAGTCTTCAcatacttctttttatttgggGTCAGCGCAATCATGCTCTCATTTATGTTCACTCGAGCAAAGACAGTTGTGGCAGTTGGGACCGTAGCCTTTCTCGGAGCCTTCTTCCCTTACTACACTGTAAACGATGAATCTGTCTCCAT AGTATTGAAGGTAGTTGCTACTTTGCTTTCGCCTACTGCATTTGCTCTCGGGCATGTCACAAATATGTTCAGCAGAATGAGTTCAGCTTGTCACAAATATGGCTTCTTGGTGGCTCGTTCGGACAGGATCTTAACAGCATTGAAGCCGGTTGGCAG TTCAGGTGAGCCTGAATCTATATGGTGA